Proteins co-encoded in one Dehalococcoidia bacterium genomic window:
- a CDS encoding DUF3795 domain-containing protein translates to MTEQNAALAAVCGTYCPTCRFYGVKCGGCGAVKGKPFWVKEYNRDICRMYGCCVNNKKLEHCGECAELPCRIFEESSDPSHTPEEARLNRESRVRELKLRVEVGTQDWLKQHTSREVRKE, encoded by the coding sequence TTGACCGAACAGAACGCGGCGCTCGCGGCTGTCTGCGGCACATACTGCCCGACGTGCCGCTTCTACGGTGTAAAATGTGGTGGGTGCGGAGCGGTCAAAGGCAAGCCCTTCTGGGTAAAAGAGTATAATCGTGATATATGCCGCATGTATGGCTGCTGCGTCAACAATAAAAAGTTGGAACACTGCGGTGAGTGCGCCGAATTGCCCTGCCGAATCTTTGAGGAGTCATCCGACCCGTCGCATACTCCGGAAGAGGCCCGGTTGAACCGCGAGAGTCGAGTCAGGGAACTCAAACTTCGGGTAGAAGTCGGTACTCAGGATTGGCTCAAGCAGCACACCTCAAGAGAGGTACGCAAGGAGTAG